The proteins below are encoded in one region of Synchiropus splendidus isolate RoL2022-P1 chromosome 13, RoL_Sspl_1.0, whole genome shotgun sequence:
- the tada1 gene encoding transcriptional adapter 1 produces the protein MASHASELEIAKKNLTEAIGDNIKHYWANLKLWFKQKISKEEFDVEARRLLAQEHVHVHNDFLLAILTRCQIIVSTPEVAGTLQWSGGSASKPGKPKGKKKCSTRQKFDHRFQPQNPLSAAQPFSPREAASEEEELRLSAHTLLLPTRGQMEARMMVTAFEMGLDNITDDAVSTMQHAVEHHLKDVLTAVITRRKSYRLRDGRFPYAFGSDVTPQPYLKNSLAAYHSLTECPPPSASLPTGQLPQISPDEAEQKAVYLLACSTNTIRAPLPPVSLFDLLEALQVNHRVMPSHTVYALNMERILSRLWHPSQEELEQDHVHRQRLASKDGLLVS, from the exons ATGGCATCCCATGCTAGCGAGCTAGAAATAGCAAAGAAAAACTTAACAGAAGCAATCGGAGATAATATTAAACA TTACTGGGCCAACCTGAAGTTATGGTTCAAACAGAAGATCAGCAAAGAGGAGTTTGACGTCGAAGCTCGCCGTCTACTGGCACAGGAGCACG TTCATGTTCACAATGATTTCCTCCTGGCCATTCTTACGCGCTGTCAGATCATTGTGTCCACGCCAG AGGTTGCTGGAACATTACAATGGTCAGGCGGTTCAGCCTCAAAGCCTGGTAAACCAAAAGGGAAGAAGAAATGCTCCACAAGACAGAAGTTTGAT CATCGCTTCCAGCCTCAGAACCCTTTGAGTGCTGCCCAACCCTTCAGCCCACGGGAGGCTgcgagtgaagaggaggagctgcGCCTCAGTGCGCACACCCTGTTGCTTCCCACTCGAGGGCAAATGGAGGCGCGGATGATGGTGACAGCCTTTGAGATGGGACTGGACAACATCACGGATGATGCTGTCAGCACCATGCAGCATGCTGTTGAG CACCACTTGAAAGACGTCCTGACTGCTGTAATCACTCGGAGGAAGTCGTATCGCTTACGAGACGGTCGCTTCCCATATGCTTTTGGCAGTGATGTCACACCGCAGCCTTATCTTAAGAACAGCCTCGCAGCTTATCACAGCCTCACTGAATG TCCTCCTCCAAGTGCCTCGCTTCCCACTGGTCAGCTCCCACAGATCTCACCAGATGAGGCAGAGCAGAAAGCCGTGTACCTGCTAGCGTGTTCCACGAACACAATCCGTGCACCGCTGCCACCCGTCAGCTTGTTCGATCTCCTCGAAGCGTTACAG GTCAACCATAGGGTGATGCCTTCCCACACTGTGTATGCCTTGAATATGGAGCGCATCCTGTCGCGGTTGTGGCACCCCAGCCAAGAGGAACTGGAGCAGGACCATGTTCACCGACAACGCCTGGCCTCCAAAGACGGGCTTCTCGTCAGCTGA
- the LOC128769548 gene encoding transcription factor Jun-like, with amino-acid sequence MSKKMEATFYDEAVSASHSQHDGARVYGFNPKTLKQTLTLNLNDPKNFKPQLGSKALDILTSPDVGLLKLASPELERLIIQSCTGLTTPTPTQFICPKNITDEQEGFAEGFVRALAELHYQQQTPAPSGNDSSASGASESGALPYSCTVRAEPPEYTNLGSVLGPAAASERASSFSSAPQPSHLEQLTPHPRLRSLKEEPQTVPEMSGETPPLSPIDMESQERIKAERKRMRNRVAASKCRKRKLERISRLEDRVKNLKTQNTELVSSANVLRDELALLKQKVMDHVNSGCQLILTQQLQAF; translated from the coding sequence ATGTCCAAGAAAATGGAAGCGACTTTCTACGACGAAGCCGTCAGCGCGTCCCACTCCCAGCATGACGGCGCCAGGGTTTACGGATTCAACCCCAAAACCCTCAAGCAGACGCTAACTCTGAACCTGAACGACCCCAAGAACTTCAAGCCCCAGCTGGGCTCCAAGGCCCTGGATATCCTGACGTCCCCTGACGTGGGGCTGCTGAAGCTGGCGTCACCCGAGCTGGAGCGGCTGATCATCCAATCCTGCACCGGGCTCACGACCCCGACTCCGACCCAGTTCATCTGTCCCAAGAACATCACCGACGAGCAAGAGGGCTTCGCGGAAGGGTTCGTGCGGGCTCTGGCGGAGCTCCACTACCAGCAGCAGACACCCGCCCCGTCGGGCAACGACTCCTCCGCCTCTGGCGCGTCGGAGAGCGGCGCGCTTCCCTACAGCTGCACGGTCCGCGCCGAGCCGCCGGAGTACACCAACTTGGGCTCAGTCCTGGGACCAGCCGCTGCCAGCGAGAGAGCTTCCAGTTTCTCATCCGCCCCGCAGCCGTCCCACTTGGAGCAGCTGACGCCTCACCCTCGGCTGCGCTCCCTGAAGGAGGAGCCGCAGACGGTGCCGGAGATGTCCGGCGAGACCCCGCCGCTGTCCCCCATCGACATGGAGAGCCAGGAGCGCATCAAAGCCGAGCGGAAGCGCATGAGAAACAGAGTGGCCGCGTCCAAGTGCCGGAAAAGGAAGCTGGAGCGGATCTCTCGGCTGGAGGACCGGGTGAAAAACCTCAAGACCCAGAACACGGAATTGGTCTCGTCTGCCAACGTGCTCCGGGACGAGCTGGCTTTGCTCAAACAAAAGGTCATGGACCACGTGAACAGCGGCTGCCAGCTCATCCTGACCCAGCAGCTCCAGGCTTTCTAG
- the fggy gene encoding FGGY carbohydrate kinase domain-containing protein isoform X2, producing the protein MAEVFFVGVDVGTASVRAALVTREGLIKSTAEKPISIWEPQSDHYVQSSNEIWEKCCAVVKEVTRGVERSQVQGLGFDATCSLVVLDQSFQPVPVTHEGDNQKNVVMWMDHRASEQAARITNTGHRVLSRVGGVMSPEMQPPKLLWLKENLKESCWNKAAHFFDLPDFLSWKATGSLTRSLCTLVCKWTFCPPEGWDVGFWSSIGLADLTESNFSKIGSATCSPGSPLGDGLTQEAAAELGLEPGTAVGASLIDAHAGGLGVIGADVKGFQLPCEDLPITTRMAVICGTSSCHMAVSEKPLFVPGVWGPCLSAMVPGLWLNEGGQSATGQLIDHMVKGHASYRQLLQKVHQSVSPTGGNIYCYLNQHLDSMANSGSAVDLLASSLHVWPDFHGNRSPLADPNMKGMVIGLSLSQTLDDLALLYLATVQALALGTLHILEAMKESGHDIRTLFLCGGLSKNPLFVQIHSNATGLPVVLPDQTEAVLVGASILGACASQNNTTIHEAMARMARAGKVVQPDQRLVSFYQKKYKVFMRLMDHQREYQTIMSQS; encoded by the exons ATGGCAGAGGTCTTCTTTGTGGGAGTGGACGTGGGCACCGCGAGTGTGCGGGCTGCTCTGGTCACCAGGGAAGGTCTCATCAAAAGCACCGCAGAGAAGCCCATCAGCATCTGGGAGCCTCAGTCCGACCACTACGTGCAGTCCTCCAATGAGATCTGGGAGAAGTGCTGCGCTGTGGTCAAG GAAGTTACACGAGGCGTGGAGAGGAGTCAGGTGCAAGGTCTTGGGTTTGATGCCACTTGCTCATTAGTGGTTCTGGACCAGAGCTTCCAACCAGTTCCAGTGACGCATGAGG GTGACAACCAGAAGAACGTGGTGATGTGGATGGACCATCGGGCGTCAGAGCAGGCGGCTCGGATCACAAATACTGGCCACAGGGTCCTGAGCCGGGTCGGTGGGGTCATGTCACCAGAGATGCAGCCCCCAAAGCTCCTCTGGCTCAAAGAG AATCTTAAGGAGAGCTGCTGGAACAAAGCTGCACACTTTTTTGACCTGCCGGATTTCCTGTCCTGGAAGGCGACGGGCTCTTTGACGAG ATCACTGTGCACTCTTGTGTGTAAATGGACCTTTTGCCCTCCAGAAGGATGGGACGTGGGATTCTGGTCGTCCATTGGTCTCGCTGACCTTACTGAGAGCAACTTTTCCAAAATAG GCAGTGCCACGTGTTCCCCGGGAAGCCCGCTTGGGGACGGGCTCACTCAAGAGGCAGCTGCAGAGCTGGGATTGGAACCAGGGACTGCAGTCGGCGCGTCGCTCATTGATGCGCACGCTGGCGGACTAG GTGTGATAGGCGCCGATGTCAAAGGCTTCCAGctgccttgtgaggacctgccaATCACAACGCGCATGGCAGTCATCTGTGGGACCTCCTCCTGTCACATGGCT GTCAGTGAAAAACCTCTCTTTGTTCCGGGAGTGTGGGGCCCGTGTCTGTCGGCCATGGTGCCGGGCCTGTGGCTCAATGAAGGAGGCCAGAGCGCCACTGGACAACTG ATCGACCACATGGTGAAGGGCCATGCGTCTTACAGACAGCTCCTCCAAAAGGTCCATCAGAG TGTGTCCCCCACCGGTGGGAACATCTACTGCTACCTCAACCAGCACCTGGACTCAATGGCGAACTCCGGTTCTGCCGTCGACCTGCTGGCGTCGAGCCTTCACGTGTGGCCCGACTTTCATGGGAACAGGTCGCCTCTGGCCGATCCAAACATGAAGGGAATG GTGATcggtctgtctctctcccaAACCCTGGACGACCTGGCTCTGCTCTACTTGGCCACAGTTCAAGCTCTGGCT CTCGGTACACTTCACATTCTGGAGGCTATGAAGGAATCAGGACATGACATCAGAACCCTCTTCCTCTGCGGCGGCCTGAGCAAGAACCCGCTGTTTGTGCAGATTCATTCAAACGCTACAG GGCTGCCAGTGGTGCTACCTGACCAGACAGAGGCGGTGTTAGTAGGGGCTTCCATTTTGGGGGCCTGTGCATCACAGAACAACACCACGATACAT GAGGCGATGGCCAGGATGGCTCGGGCGGGTAAAGTGGTTCAGCCGGACCAAAGGCTCGTGAG CTTCTATCAGAAGAAGTACAAAGTGTTCATGCGCCTGATGGACCACCAGAGGGAGTACCAGACCATCATGAGCCAGAGCTGA
- the fggy gene encoding FGGY carbohydrate kinase domain-containing protein isoform X3: MLYEFMNAAFLYVHNISEGKNIFFPFLYFALKKRSEKRESGGLGIQFCPHITKKYFELLTIIWLFQEVTRGVERSQVQGLGFDATCSLVVLDQSFQPVPVTHEGDNQKNVVMWMDHRASEQAARITNTGHRVLSRVGGVMSPEMQPPKLLWLKENLKESCWNKAAHFFDLPDFLSWKATGSLTRSLCTLVCKWTFCPPEGWDVGFWSSIGLADLTESNFSKIGSATCSPGSPLGDGLTQEAAAELGLEPGTAVGASLIDAHAGGLGVIGADVKGFQLPCEDLPITTRMAVICGTSSCHMAVSEKPLFVPGVWGPCLSAMVPGLWLNEGGQSATGQLIDHMVKGHASYRQLLQKVHQSVSPTGGNIYCYLNQHLDSMANSGSAVDLLASSLHVWPDFHGNRSPLADPNMKGMVIGLSLSQTLDDLALLYLATVQALALGTLHILEAMKESGHDIRTLFLCGGLSKNPLFVQIHSNATGLPVVLPDQTEAVLVGASILGACASQNNTTIHEAMARMARAGKVVQPDQRLVSVF; the protein is encoded by the exons ATGCTATATGAATTTATGAATGCAGCTTTCTTATACGTCCATAATATTTCAGAAGGGAAAAATATCTTTTTCCCTTTCTTGTATTTTGCCCTCAAAAAAAGATCCGAAAAGAGAGAGAGTGGTGGGCTCGGGATCCAGTTCTGTCCCCATATAACAAAGAAATATTTTGAACTTTTAACCATAATATGGCTGTTTCAGGAAGTTACACGAGGCGTGGAGAGGAGTCAGGTGCAAGGTCTTGGGTTTGATGCCACTTGCTCATTAGTGGTTCTGGACCAGAGCTTCCAACCAGTTCCAGTGACGCATGAGG GTGACAACCAGAAGAACGTGGTGATGTGGATGGACCATCGGGCGTCAGAGCAGGCGGCTCGGATCACAAATACTGGCCACAGGGTCCTGAGCCGGGTCGGTGGGGTCATGTCACCAGAGATGCAGCCCCCAAAGCTCCTCTGGCTCAAAGAG AATCTTAAGGAGAGCTGCTGGAACAAAGCTGCACACTTTTTTGACCTGCCGGATTTCCTGTCCTGGAAGGCGACGGGCTCTTTGACGAG ATCACTGTGCACTCTTGTGTGTAAATGGACCTTTTGCCCTCCAGAAGGATGGGACGTGGGATTCTGGTCGTCCATTGGTCTCGCTGACCTTACTGAGAGCAACTTTTCCAAAATAG GCAGTGCCACGTGTTCCCCGGGAAGCCCGCTTGGGGACGGGCTCACTCAAGAGGCAGCTGCAGAGCTGGGATTGGAACCAGGGACTGCAGTCGGCGCGTCGCTCATTGATGCGCACGCTGGCGGACTAG GTGTGATAGGCGCCGATGTCAAAGGCTTCCAGctgccttgtgaggacctgccaATCACAACGCGCATGGCAGTCATCTGTGGGACCTCCTCCTGTCACATGGCT GTCAGTGAAAAACCTCTCTTTGTTCCGGGAGTGTGGGGCCCGTGTCTGTCGGCCATGGTGCCGGGCCTGTGGCTCAATGAAGGAGGCCAGAGCGCCACTGGACAACTG ATCGACCACATGGTGAAGGGCCATGCGTCTTACAGACAGCTCCTCCAAAAGGTCCATCAGAG TGTGTCCCCCACCGGTGGGAACATCTACTGCTACCTCAACCAGCACCTGGACTCAATGGCGAACTCCGGTTCTGCCGTCGACCTGCTGGCGTCGAGCCTTCACGTGTGGCCCGACTTTCATGGGAACAGGTCGCCTCTGGCCGATCCAAACATGAAGGGAATG GTGATcggtctgtctctctcccaAACCCTGGACGACCTGGCTCTGCTCTACTTGGCCACAGTTCAAGCTCTGGCT CTCGGTACACTTCACATTCTGGAGGCTATGAAGGAATCAGGACATGACATCAGAACCCTCTTCCTCTGCGGCGGCCTGAGCAAGAACCCGCTGTTTGTGCAGATTCATTCAAACGCTACAG GGCTGCCAGTGGTGCTACCTGACCAGACAGAGGCGGTGTTAGTAGGGGCTTCCATTTTGGGGGCCTGTGCATCACAGAACAACACCACGATACAT GAGGCGATGGCCAGGATGGCTCGGGCGGGTAAAGTGGTTCAGCCGGACCAAAGGCTCGTGAG CGTCTTTTAG
- the fggy gene encoding FGGY carbohydrate kinase domain-containing protein isoform X1 gives MLYEFMNAAFLYVHNISEGKNIFFPFLYFALKKRSEKRESGGLGIQFCPHITKKYFELLTIIWLFQEVTRGVERSQVQGLGFDATCSLVVLDQSFQPVPVTHEGDNQKNVVMWMDHRASEQAARITNTGHRVLSRVGGVMSPEMQPPKLLWLKENLKESCWNKAAHFFDLPDFLSWKATGSLTRSLCTLVCKWTFCPPEGWDVGFWSSIGLADLTESNFSKIGSATCSPGSPLGDGLTQEAAAELGLEPGTAVGASLIDAHAGGLGVIGADVKGFQLPCEDLPITTRMAVICGTSSCHMAVSEKPLFVPGVWGPCLSAMVPGLWLNEGGQSATGQLIDHMVKGHASYRQLLQKVHQSVSPTGGNIYCYLNQHLDSMANSGSAVDLLASSLHVWPDFHGNRSPLADPNMKGMVIGLSLSQTLDDLALLYLATVQALALGTLHILEAMKESGHDIRTLFLCGGLSKNPLFVQIHSNATGLPVVLPDQTEAVLVGASILGACASQNNTTIHEAMARMARAGKVVQPDQRLVSFYQKKYKVFMRLMDHQREYQTIMSQS, from the exons ATGCTATATGAATTTATGAATGCAGCTTTCTTATACGTCCATAATATTTCAGAAGGGAAAAATATCTTTTTCCCTTTCTTGTATTTTGCCCTCAAAAAAAGATCCGAAAAGAGAGAGAGTGGTGGGCTCGGGATCCAGTTCTGTCCCCATATAACAAAGAAATATTTTGAACTTTTAACCATAATATGGCTGTTTCAGGAAGTTACACGAGGCGTGGAGAGGAGTCAGGTGCAAGGTCTTGGGTTTGATGCCACTTGCTCATTAGTGGTTCTGGACCAGAGCTTCCAACCAGTTCCAGTGACGCATGAGG GTGACAACCAGAAGAACGTGGTGATGTGGATGGACCATCGGGCGTCAGAGCAGGCGGCTCGGATCACAAATACTGGCCACAGGGTCCTGAGCCGGGTCGGTGGGGTCATGTCACCAGAGATGCAGCCCCCAAAGCTCCTCTGGCTCAAAGAG AATCTTAAGGAGAGCTGCTGGAACAAAGCTGCACACTTTTTTGACCTGCCGGATTTCCTGTCCTGGAAGGCGACGGGCTCTTTGACGAG ATCACTGTGCACTCTTGTGTGTAAATGGACCTTTTGCCCTCCAGAAGGATGGGACGTGGGATTCTGGTCGTCCATTGGTCTCGCTGACCTTACTGAGAGCAACTTTTCCAAAATAG GCAGTGCCACGTGTTCCCCGGGAAGCCCGCTTGGGGACGGGCTCACTCAAGAGGCAGCTGCAGAGCTGGGATTGGAACCAGGGACTGCAGTCGGCGCGTCGCTCATTGATGCGCACGCTGGCGGACTAG GTGTGATAGGCGCCGATGTCAAAGGCTTCCAGctgccttgtgaggacctgccaATCACAACGCGCATGGCAGTCATCTGTGGGACCTCCTCCTGTCACATGGCT GTCAGTGAAAAACCTCTCTTTGTTCCGGGAGTGTGGGGCCCGTGTCTGTCGGCCATGGTGCCGGGCCTGTGGCTCAATGAAGGAGGCCAGAGCGCCACTGGACAACTG ATCGACCACATGGTGAAGGGCCATGCGTCTTACAGACAGCTCCTCCAAAAGGTCCATCAGAG TGTGTCCCCCACCGGTGGGAACATCTACTGCTACCTCAACCAGCACCTGGACTCAATGGCGAACTCCGGTTCTGCCGTCGACCTGCTGGCGTCGAGCCTTCACGTGTGGCCCGACTTTCATGGGAACAGGTCGCCTCTGGCCGATCCAAACATGAAGGGAATG GTGATcggtctgtctctctcccaAACCCTGGACGACCTGGCTCTGCTCTACTTGGCCACAGTTCAAGCTCTGGCT CTCGGTACACTTCACATTCTGGAGGCTATGAAGGAATCAGGACATGACATCAGAACCCTCTTCCTCTGCGGCGGCCTGAGCAAGAACCCGCTGTTTGTGCAGATTCATTCAAACGCTACAG GGCTGCCAGTGGTGCTACCTGACCAGACAGAGGCGGTGTTAGTAGGGGCTTCCATTTTGGGGGCCTGTGCATCACAGAACAACACCACGATACAT GAGGCGATGGCCAGGATGGCTCGGGCGGGTAAAGTGGTTCAGCCGGACCAAAGGCTCGTGAG CTTCTATCAGAAGAAGTACAAAGTGTTCATGCGCCTGATGGACCACCAGAGGGAGTACCAGACCATCATGAGCCAGAGCTGA
- the fggy gene encoding FGGY carbohydrate kinase domain-containing protein isoform X4, whose product MAVICGTSSCHMAVSEKPLFVPGVWGPCLSAMVPGLWLNEGGQSATGQLIDHMVKGHASYRQLLQKVHQSVSPTGGNIYCYLNQHLDSMANSGSAVDLLASSLHVWPDFHGNRSPLADPNMKGMVIGLSLSQTLDDLALLYLATVQALALGTLHILEAMKESGHDIRTLFLCGGLSKNPLFVQIHSNATGLPVVLPDQTEAVLVGASILGACASQNNTTIHEAMARMARAGKVVQPDQRLVSFYQKKYKVFMRLMDHQREYQTIMSQS is encoded by the exons ATGGCAGTCATCTGTGGGACCTCCTCCTGTCACATGGCT GTCAGTGAAAAACCTCTCTTTGTTCCGGGAGTGTGGGGCCCGTGTCTGTCGGCCATGGTGCCGGGCCTGTGGCTCAATGAAGGAGGCCAGAGCGCCACTGGACAACTG ATCGACCACATGGTGAAGGGCCATGCGTCTTACAGACAGCTCCTCCAAAAGGTCCATCAGAG TGTGTCCCCCACCGGTGGGAACATCTACTGCTACCTCAACCAGCACCTGGACTCAATGGCGAACTCCGGTTCTGCCGTCGACCTGCTGGCGTCGAGCCTTCACGTGTGGCCCGACTTTCATGGGAACAGGTCGCCTCTGGCCGATCCAAACATGAAGGGAATG GTGATcggtctgtctctctcccaAACCCTGGACGACCTGGCTCTGCTCTACTTGGCCACAGTTCAAGCTCTGGCT CTCGGTACACTTCACATTCTGGAGGCTATGAAGGAATCAGGACATGACATCAGAACCCTCTTCCTCTGCGGCGGCCTGAGCAAGAACCCGCTGTTTGTGCAGATTCATTCAAACGCTACAG GGCTGCCAGTGGTGCTACCTGACCAGACAGAGGCGGTGTTAGTAGGGGCTTCCATTTTGGGGGCCTGTGCATCACAGAACAACACCACGATACAT GAGGCGATGGCCAGGATGGCTCGGGCGGGTAAAGTGGTTCAGCCGGACCAAAGGCTCGTGAG CTTCTATCAGAAGAAGTACAAAGTGTTCATGCGCCTGATGGACCACCAGAGGGAGTACCAGACCATCATGAGCCAGAGCTGA